From the genome of Papaver somniferum cultivar HN1 chromosome 2, ASM357369v1, whole genome shotgun sequence, one region includes:
- the LOC113352569 gene encoding uncharacterized protein LOC113352569 codes for MEYYQAYNGRKKVYDTIYGDDVKSYSQLVWYINAIRETNPGYQFCRPMVYLDATFLTGRFIGCLMAATGINGDKGFFSLAMALVDSENNDNWEWFLINPTQVVGDGRPITFHSDPHDGLLRGVPLVYPDSFHSLCYYHLKTNLPINGSNPRYTLVLDHFQEATYALSPENHAKDIRKIRYLNYDWVADCIETILPESYANAFFQGCRYGRISSNLAESFNSGIKVHKKMPAFALLDQIRMKVMKKMAKHRAIGDSMMTPLTPEYEKRLESLEDEGLSWQVALYGFSCAHALADIRKIKREAIDFISPPVDIDEDNTINPPIIKTQPGRPQGKKIIIKGEMKPKRKVHCRNCKEAGQNRAGCKNPLKFASNKLFYFSATLIMCKDTYKIWMCNSGLHSI; via the exons ATGGAGTATTATCAGGCCTATAATGGTAGGAAGAAGGTTTATGATACCATTTATGGTGATGATGTGAAGTCATACTCGCAATTGGTATGGTATATTAATGCTATAAGGGAAACTAACCCAG GGTACCAGTTTTGTCGTCCAATGGTCTATTTGGatgctactttccttactggtagattcATAGGCTGCTTGATGGCTGCTACTGGCATCAATGGTGATAAAG GATTTTTTTCCCTTGCTATGGCACTAGTCGATTCTGAGAATAACGATaactgggagtggtttttaaTAAATCCGACTCAAGTTGTTGGTGACgggaggccaatcaccttccATTCGGATCCCCATGATGGACTCTTGCGTGGTGTTCCACTTGTCTATCCAGACTCATTCCATAGCTTATGTTACTATCATTTGAAGACTAATCTCCCCATCAATGGATCAAATCCTAGGTACACTCTCGTGCTTGACCACTTCCAAGAAGCGACGTACGCTctctcacctgaaaaccatgctaaGGACATACGGAAAATAAGATATTTGAATTATGATTGGGTGGCTGATTGCATAGAAACCATCCTACCTGAATCATACGCGAATGCGTTTTTCCAAGGTTGTCGGTATGGACGTATATCTAGTAATCTAGCAGAATCATTCAATAGCGGGATTAAAgttcacaagaagatgcctgcatttgctcttcttgatcag attaGGATGAAAGTTATGAAAAAAATGGCAAAGCATCGTGCTATTGGTGATAGTATGATGACTCCATTAACTCCAGAGTATGAGAAAAGGCTTGAGTCTCTAGAAGATGAAGGTTTATCTTGGCAA gtgGCGCTATACGGTTTCTcttgtgctcatgctcttgcagACATACGAAAGATTAAACGTGaagctattgatttcatttcacc gcctgtTGATATTGATGAAGACAACACCATCAACCCGCCTATCATAAAGACACAACCAGGTAGACCCCAAGGGAAAAAGATTATAATTAAAGGTGAAATGAAGCCAAAGAGGAAAGTTCATTGTAGAAATTGCAAGGAAGCTGGTCAAAACAGGGCAGGTTGTAAGAATCCTCTGAA GTTTGCATCGAAcaaacttttttatttttctgcaacGTTGATTATGTGCAAGGATACTTAtaaaatatggatgtgtaactctgGTTTACACAG CATTTGA